A single region of the Vicia villosa cultivar HV-30 ecotype Madison, WI linkage group LG4, Vvil1.0, whole genome shotgun sequence genome encodes:
- the LOC131599924 gene encoding uncharacterized protein LOC131599924, whose protein sequence is MGTLVGHVAPGFGFLIIGLWHLFNHTKLHLQNPKTYISSPWFPTSKLKYLELFLIMVATISSISMELFIGPDRHQPFDPDGTIPSNHLHNFEHASISMTFFVYAVFAIILDKLETKSKSSLTQLLASIAFFQQFLLFHLHSSDHMGPEGQYHLLLQALIFVSFSTTLFGISMQKSFLVSFVRSLSIFFQGLWLMIMGFMLWTPSLISKGCFMNLEEGHRVVRCSDDESLHRAIALVNIMFSWFLILVTIFGVSFYLICTKFFDENKVRYFTLGNIEEEGEEFEKFNDDVENQKGSLVGNQKSFIHVGKKTFSPVDIER, encoded by the coding sequence ATGGGCACTCTAGTAGGCCATGTTGCTCCTGGTTTTGGTTTCTTGATAATAGGCCTATGGCACCTTTTCAACCATACCAAACTCCATCTTCAAAATCCAAAAACCTACATTTCTTCACCATGGTTCCCAACCTCAAAACTCAAATACCTCGAACTCTTCCTCATCATGGTAGCCACAATATCTTCAATCTCCATGGAGCTTTTCATCGGTCCCGACCGACACCAACCCTTCGACCCCGACGGAACAATCCCTTCAAACCATCTCCACAACTTCGAACACGCTTCAATCTCCATGACATTCTTCGTCTACGCCGTATTCGCTATCATCCTCGATAAACTCGAAACCAAATCAAAATCTTCCTTAACTCAACTCCTAGCTTCCATAGCTTTTTTCCAACAATTTCTTCTCTTTCATCTCCATTCATCCGATCACATGGGACCGGAAGGACAATATCATCTTCTCTTACAAGCTCTTATCTTTGTGTCCTTTTCAACCACTCTTTTCGGAATCTCCATGCAAAAAAGCTTCTTGGTTAGCTTCGTGAGATCCTTGAGTATATTTTTCCAAGGCTTGTGGCTTATGATTATGGGATTCATGCTTTGGACACCAAGTTTGATTTCAAAAGGATGTTTTATGAATCTTGAAGAAGGTCATAGAGTTGTGAGATGTTCTGATGATGAATCGCTTCATCGTGCTATTGCACTTGTTAATATTATGTTTAGTTGGTTTTTAATCCTTGTCACCATttttggtgtttctttctatttGATTTGTACTAAATTCTTCGATGAAAATAAGGTAAGGTATTTCACGTTGGGGAATattgaagaagaaggagaagaatttGAAAAGTTTAATGATGACGTGGAAAATCAAAAGGGAAGCTTAGTTGGCAACCAAAAGAGCTTTATTCATGTGGGGAAAAAAACTTTTTCACCTGTTGATATTGAAAGGTAG